Within Anguilla anguilla isolate fAngAng1 chromosome 11, fAngAng1.pri, whole genome shotgun sequence, the genomic segment AAGAAGACACCACCGTCCGTGAGAAAACACACTGCGCCTACGACAGGTAAGATACCCGCTAACCCTTTGTGTACGTGACAGGTGAGCCTCATGATAAAGCTACAGCAAATCAGCTACCCGCTAAGGCTATGTGCGTACAACAAGTAAGATACCTGATAACACTGCGTAACTTACAGGTAAGCTTCATGCTAAAGCTACATGCCTGAGGCAAAGACGCCATGGCTACAgtgctgtaaaaatgtttttgccccctttctgatttcctctattactgcatatttgtcgcAATAGTTTCACATCGTTACACAACCATGCAGtgtgaaatatatgcattaTCAGAGGAAATAAGGTAGGGGGAAATATTGAAGCTACATGCATGAGCCAAGCAAGCTACCTGCTGAGGCCTACGTGCCTACGACTGGTAAAGTACCTGCTAAAACTCAAGGCAAGATACCCGCTCGTGCTACACATGAAACAAGTTCTTATTGCTAATGCAATATAGCTTGTATTATTGGGAATAAATTCTACGACACGCAcagaatgtaaatatttcttaCGCTGTTGGGACTCAGGATCGTGGTCCACGGGAAAGAGCTCCTGTCGGGGATCGTGTCGAACTCCGCCCGGCCCTTCAACTTCAAAAGAGAGTTCCAGCTCACCGAAGAGGAGGTAAAAAAACTATCTGACGTATGAGAATGGATGTATCGGGCGCTGCGTTCGCCATTTTGAACTCTGCCAAACTGTGCTCAGGCTCTGGCGGTCAGCGATCATTACCCAGTGGAAGTGGACCTGAAACCCAGCCACCGGTACCTCCTGCGCCATGAACTCTGACCCCCGGCCCAATTCCGCAGGATGGACCTCCAATCTGGACTGAtgaattttataaaaattattatttttaaattcaataaacCATGATGCACCCATTTGGCACTCTTAAAACTTAGTACTGCACTTTGACATTTGATCAGTTGGACTACCATTTTCAGTTTCTTGAATTCAAATGACACTGTACAGAGTTGAAATGTGAAACCTAAAATGCTAATCGGATCGCAAAGGCAATTGTCGTGTTGATACAAGGCAGGACTACCCGatcctgtttctggagatctactgtcctacAGGTTTCCCCTCcaaccctaacgaagcacaTTCAACAGCtcgagatctcattgagctgctaattagtagaatcgggtgtgccaaattcggattgaaatgaaaacctataggacagtagatctccaggaacatgatTGGCCTGTCTGATCTAAGGAAATATATGTACAACTCCAGTCAACCTGAATAAATTAAGTTACTGAGTCAGTAACTGGGATCTAAcaaaaactgacaaaacaaGTTCAGCAATCGCCAGATCTCACCACACTGAGTTTGTGAACAGAGTATCAACAATAGTGAGTTTTAAACAAATACTGATTGAATACTGGTCAGATGCGTGCTGAACAGGATAGTACACCACAGATCAGACAAAAGCCTAACACCATGTCTACATTACACCAGGACAGAAGAGCATAAACAATTTAGGATTTTATGCCAAGTTCCACTTTTTCCTTTATTCATAAAGATTCTCATTGAGATCAAAATCTTACCCCTCACATTTTTAGGATTTTAGGGACTGGAAAAATAACCCAATTTCTTTACCAAATTCTTGTATCTGACCGcaccaggggcctcatttacagAACGGACGtacgatcaattttgatcttaagtatgacttacgcagaaaaTCACGtttaagtagttatttataaaaccttactttgacgtggaaatgatcttatctctactCAAAGTCTAGGCTTGATgcaagtgattttcctgcttgttatgtaggggtattgcagtttgggacgcatatgcgtccaagcctgtggtgaattttgcattagctttatgaacaatttgataGGAACGATCAATTAAAGGTGAGGAATTAATTGCCAGACGCAAGGtgttttgaattatattttGAGTTGCAACCACATGAATCGCAATTtagagcaggctatttgcattaatgagcaAGTGTACCTAATAGTGGCCACTGAGAGTGTACACACAACCACCACACAGGAGCAAGATTTCTCACACACGTGCAGTAACAGCACACAGGAGCATGATTTctcacgctcgcacacacaggGATAtgatctctcacacacacacacacacacagtaacagcacacagGGGCGtggtttctcacacacacacacacacacacacacagggacatgatctcacacacacaataacagcacacaggggcgtggtttctcacacacacacacacacacacagggacatgatctctcacacacacagtaacagcacacagGGGCGtggtttctcacacacacacacacagggacatgatctctcacacacacaataacagcacacaGGGGCGTGACGGTTTATTACTGAAACGTTTATTAAACGTTGCCCTGGTTACAGCAGAGCCTATGCAGCGTGCAGGGCCCTCCAGCGGGCCAGCGGCCCACGGTTGGGGATGTACTTCACCCCGCAGCCGTCCGGGATCAGCCGCTTCTCCTGCATCATGTCGTCGAAGTCGGTGGCGTTGAACTTGGTGAAGCCGTACTTCTTGGAGATGTGGatctgagggggcggggcaagagAGGGTCACGTTCGCGTCACTCTAAAAACATGCGCCAAATTCAGGGCCGACGGCTACGTGGAACACGGTTTACAAACCAAACCAGTTACAACCCGGCAAAGGATTCACACACCGGCTTGAGCCGGTTTAAACCGGTGAACTACCAGGCTGCAGAAAGTCCTGGTGACTTTGTACGTGACTAGCGAACTAGCAAAATAATTGGAGATATTTTCACCGGTATCAATCTGCACCTTAGAAGTAACGATACACACGCACCAGTGGCTACCgaaatattaatgaaatgtcTCAGAGGTCCCTTAGAGCACGCCGCACTGCCCAGCCACGCGCATACACAACCAGAGACGTCACTGTCAGCAGCCATTGCACACCAGGGCAGTACAGCGCCCCCGCCTGGTCAGCTTATTGGACTGCACGCGCTCAGATAACCGCAGTAGAAGCTGAAAGCTGGCTTGTTGGCCAATAGGCACGCAATACGATTCCCTGCCCCCAAGCGCGCGGCCAGAACGGGGCCTGCCGACCCTGCGCGGGGCGGGGACAGCGGGAATGGACCGACGGGGGGGGCCGTACCTTCTGACGGCCGGGGAACTTGAACTTGGCTCGGCGCAGAGCCTCCACCACGTGCTCCTTGTTCTGGGCCTTGGTGCGCACGGACATGATCACCTGGCCGATGTGGACGCGCGCCACGGTGCCCTGGGGCTTCCCGAAAGCGCCGCGCATCCCCGTCTGGAGCCTGCAAGGGGGAGAGAgcacagggggcggggccacgcgTCGCCTCATTTACATACATACGGTTGCTGGGATACCCCTGTGACGTCACAACAGGTGGCAGGAGTAAAGCACAGCATGTGATGTCATAccctgtgaggtcacaagtTCAACATAGCCTACACCCACTGGCTCTTAACTTTATGTCGGGACCCAAATTTGAAACGCAGTACCTTTCAGGGACCTCTCAAAGAGAACAGCCTAGTGGACTACAGACTCATTCCGGGACCCACCCTGTTACACGGTCCCAACCCATAGTGTAAGAAATGGTGGCCTAACACCATTCAATGTTCTGTGGAGGGGGGAGATTCGGGAAACAACTTTGTCCACATGTTCTAATTTTCCCCAAAATGGGAAAGTCCAGTCGTGAAGTCAAGCCAGCCCCACTGCTGCAGCGGGGGGTCGGAATCGGCGTGCCGGGGGAAACTGACCTATCAGCCCCAGCGCAGGACAACATCTTGTTGATGCGGATGACGTGGAAGGGGTGCAGCCGCACGCGGATGTGGAAGCCGTCCTTCCCGCACGTCTTCACCATGTACTTGTTGGCGCAAATACGAGCGGCCTccagggctgcagagagagagtgtcacatgactgtggcccctcccccaaatcacaacaccccacccccccactgaaCAGAGCCCACAGAAACTGAGGTCCCAAATGACTCCTGCAGTCCAGACGAATTAAATACGAAGATCTCACTGGCATGCACGAGGGGCAGGACGCACAAACATCAGCACGCTGCCCAGATTGGAAATGTCTCAGAGGTCCCTTAGAGCACGCCGCACTGCCCAGCCACGCGCATACACAACCAGAGACGTCACTGTCAGCAGCCATTGCACACCAGGGCAGTACAGCGCCCCCGCCTGGTCAGCTTATTGGACTGCACGCGCTCAGataaacaaggggggggggggggacgcaaaGCACTCCACcgaaataggggggggggggggggggcctcaccTTCGGAGGACAGCTGCTCGTACTCGTCAGACACCATGTGACCGCATAGCGGGAACTCGTCCACCTTGGCCTTCTTCCTGCCCAGGTCGAAGATCCTGATCTTGGGGTCTGGAACACGGAGAGCGGAAAAACACGAGTCGGCATTTTACCCCACTGCCTGTAGACCTCAGGGAGGCTGTAATGAAGAACAGCCAGCCATCCCGCTAGTGATGTCCCAAACTAACACACAGAGCCAGGAGACTCCTCACACTTAACTGCATTACACAGACACATCATTTAGCGGCAGTATAACACATTGGGCAAGGAACCGGGCTTGTAGCCGAAAGGTCaaaggttcgattcctggataggacaccgccgttgtacccttgagcaaggtacttg encodes:
- the rpl10 gene encoding 60S ribosomal protein L10, with protein sequence MGRRPARCYRYCKNKPYPKSRFCRGVPDPKIRIFDLGRKKAKVDEFPLCGHMVSDEYEQLSSEALEAARICANKYMVKTCGKDGFHIRVRLHPFHVIRINKMLSCAGADRLQTGMRGAFGKPQGTVARVHIGQVIMSVRTKAQNKEHVVEALRRAKFKFPGRQKIHISKKYGFTKFNATDFDDMMQEKRLIPDGCGVKYIPNRGPLARWRALHAA